One window from the genome of Vibrio vulnificus NBRC 15645 = ATCC 27562 encodes:
- the thiB gene encoding thiamine ABC transporter substrate binding subunit: protein MKHTLNLIALASITSMIGVSSSALAADKTLTIYTYDSFASDWGPGPTVEKAFEAQCGCDVNFVALDDGVSILNRLRLEGSNTKADIVLGLDNNLMAEAKATGLLAPHQVNTQALSLPNGWADDTFIPYDYGYFAFVYNKDKLANPPKSLKELVESRDDLKVIYQDPRTSTPGQGLMLWMKSVYGDDVTGAWQQLAKKTVTVTKGWSEAYSMFLKGESDMVLSYTTSPAYHLIAENDAQFAAADFSEGHYMQVEVAAKVKSSSNQALADQFMRFILSDEFQGAMPTGNWMYPVTNVTLPEGYGSLTVPEKALSFSAEEVAKQRKAWIREWQSALTF from the coding sequence GTGAAACACACTCTAAACCTGATAGCCCTAGCGTCAATCACTTCAATGATTGGCGTCTCTTCTTCTGCACTTGCGGCGGATAAAACCTTAACCATTTACACCTACGATTCTTTTGCCTCCGATTGGGGCCCAGGCCCGACGGTCGAAAAAGCATTTGAAGCGCAGTGTGGCTGCGATGTGAATTTTGTCGCGCTGGACGATGGGGTATCGATTCTCAACCGCTTGCGTTTAGAAGGCAGCAATACCAAAGCGGATATTGTTTTAGGTTTGGACAATAATTTGATGGCAGAAGCCAAAGCCACAGGCTTACTTGCACCACATCAAGTGAACACCCAAGCGCTGTCATTACCAAATGGTTGGGCTGACGACACATTTATTCCTTACGACTACGGTTACTTTGCGTTTGTTTACAACAAAGACAAACTGGCGAATCCACCAAAAAGCTTAAAAGAGCTGGTGGAATCACGTGATGATCTGAAAGTCATCTACCAAGACCCTCGCACTTCTACGCCCGGTCAAGGTTTGATGCTGTGGATGAAGTCGGTGTATGGCGATGACGTGACGGGCGCATGGCAGCAATTGGCGAAGAAAACTGTGACGGTCACGAAAGGTTGGTCGGAAGCGTACTCGATGTTCCTCAAAGGGGAATCGGATATGGTGCTCTCTTACACTACCTCACCGGCGTACCACCTGATTGCTGAAAATGACGCACAATTTGCAGCGGCAGATTTTAGCGAAGGTCACTACATGCAAGTGGAAGTCGCCGCAAAAGTGAAAAGCAGCTCAAATCAAGCGTTAGCCGATCAGTTTATGCGTTTCATTTTAAGTGATGAGTTCCAAGGGGCAATGCCTACGGGCAACTGGATGTACCCAGTGACCAACGTGACGCTGCCAGAGGGCTACGGCAGTTTAACGGTGCCTGAGAAGGCATTGAGTTTCAGTGCAGAAGAGGTGGCGAAGCAGCGTAAAGCTTGGATTCGCGAATGGCAAAGCGCGTTGACGTTTTAA
- a CDS encoding flavin prenyltransferase UbiX, whose protein sequence is MSMRNQEKSITLAFTGASGAPYGLRLLQQLLAADYRVYLLISSAARVVLATEHGLKLPANPDAAQQALVKHLGCPADKLVVCGKDDWFSPVASGSAAPKQMVVCPCSAGSVAAIAHGMSDNLIERAADVVMKERGQLILVVRETPFSTLHLENMHKLSQLGVTIMPAAPGFYHQPQSIDDLIDFMVARILDHLGIEQVLVPRWGYDHRNDGDSV, encoded by the coding sequence TGGCGCGCCTTATGGGCTACGTTTATTACAGCAATTACTGGCGGCAGACTACCGTGTCTACCTGCTGATCTCTTCTGCGGCAAGAGTGGTGTTGGCTACCGAGCATGGTCTCAAACTGCCAGCCAATCCTGACGCCGCGCAACAAGCGCTAGTGAAGCATCTGGGTTGTCCTGCCGACAAGCTGGTGGTATGCGGTAAAGACGATTGGTTCTCGCCAGTGGCTTCTGGCTCGGCCGCACCGAAGCAGATGGTGGTTTGCCCTTGCTCGGCAGGGAGTGTAGCGGCGATTGCTCATGGCATGTCAGACAATTTAATTGAGCGTGCCGCTGATGTGGTGATGAAAGAGCGTGGCCAATTGATTTTGGTGGTGCGTGAAACGCCCTTTTCGACCTTGCATCTTGAAAACATGCACAAGCTTTCGCAGTTAGGTGTCACTATCATGCCCGCCGCGCCGGGTTTCTATCATCAACCTCAGTCGATAGACGATCTGATTGATTTTATGGTCGCGCGTATCTTGGATCATCTCGGCATTGAACAGGTTTTGGTGCCGCGTTGGGGATACGATCATCGCAATGATGGTGACTCTGTATAG
- the thiP gene encoding thiamine/thiamine pyrophosphate ABC transporter permease ThiP has product MNSVPKLGIGVAMIIATFVVSALSALLLATPTLDLTAVWQDPYYRHVTQFSFLQATLSMLLSVSLALPVAHALSRRHFVGRSLLLKLFASTLVLPVLVGVFGLLAIYGNSGWLASILASFDAKLPFSIYGLSGILLAHVFFNLPYAARLLLQTLESIPAEQHKLAAHLGMNSWQKFRWVEWPRLRQQLPHVCGLVFMLCFTSFAAVMALGGGPKSTTIELAIYQAIKFDFDLQSGALLAIWQMLLCTVLVLSIQRFTKPLPVSVGSQQRLEPITPPSGLQNIWDAIWIALACLLVIPPLLMVVISGLNSKLPEVISDGRFWSAMWASFRVALGAASLAVAAAITILLTSRAWRLRAQRHRADGIEMIGTIILVTPGLVVSTGLFLLLRSFADVFSLALLIVILVNSLMALPYAIKTLAQPMLHCEQQYQYLAATLGLSGWNRFKIVEWRALRKPFANAFALCFMFSIGDLSAIALFGSQDFRTLPLYLYQLLGSYQMEAAAVVSLTLLLLSVGCFALSESLLSTKSNQHQEKSPC; this is encoded by the coding sequence TTGAATTCGGTTCCTAAATTGGGCATTGGGGTCGCGATGATCATCGCGACCTTTGTTGTTTCTGCTCTCTCGGCGCTCTTGTTGGCGACGCCGACGCTGGATCTCACTGCGGTATGGCAAGATCCTTATTACCGCCATGTTACGCAATTTAGTTTTCTTCAAGCGACGTTGTCGATGCTGCTGAGTGTCAGTTTGGCGCTTCCCGTCGCACACGCCTTGTCTCGGCGACATTTTGTTGGCCGTTCATTATTGCTCAAATTGTTTGCGTCCACCTTGGTGCTGCCAGTATTGGTTGGCGTGTTTGGCTTGTTGGCCATTTATGGGAACAGTGGTTGGTTGGCGAGTATATTGGCAAGCTTTGACGCCAAATTGCCCTTTTCTATCTATGGATTGAGCGGCATTTTGCTCGCGCACGTGTTTTTCAATTTACCGTATGCGGCGCGATTGCTGCTGCAAACCTTAGAGTCGATTCCGGCAGAGCAGCATAAACTGGCGGCTCATCTTGGTATGAACAGTTGGCAGAAGTTTCGTTGGGTCGAATGGCCGCGATTGCGTCAGCAACTGCCACATGTGTGTGGCTTGGTGTTCATGCTTTGCTTCACCAGCTTTGCCGCGGTGATGGCATTGGGCGGTGGGCCAAAATCGACCACGATTGAACTGGCCATCTATCAAGCGATTAAGTTCGATTTTGATTTGCAATCGGGGGCGTTGCTCGCGATTTGGCAGATGCTGCTGTGCACGGTTTTGGTTCTGAGCATCCAACGTTTCACTAAGCCATTACCTGTTAGTGTTGGCAGCCAGCAAAGGCTTGAACCTATCACACCACCAAGCGGGTTGCAGAACATTTGGGACGCGATATGGATAGCCCTCGCATGTCTACTCGTCATACCGCCGCTTTTGATGGTGGTCATTAGTGGTCTCAACAGCAAACTGCCCGAAGTGATAAGCGATGGACGTTTTTGGTCGGCAATGTGGGCGTCGTTTCGCGTTGCGCTTGGTGCGGCCAGTTTGGCTGTGGCTGCCGCTATTACCATCTTATTGACTAGCCGTGCTTGGCGACTTCGAGCTCAGAGACATCGAGCAGACGGCATTGAAATGATTGGCACTATTATTTTGGTAACGCCAGGTTTGGTGGTGAGTACTGGGTTGTTTTTATTGCTGCGCAGTTTTGCAGATGTGTTCAGTTTGGCGCTGTTGATCGTCATCCTCGTCAACAGTTTGATGGCATTACCCTACGCGATTAAAACGCTCGCTCAGCCGATGCTGCATTGCGAGCAGCAGTATCAATACTTGGCTGCTACATTGGGCTTAAGTGGGTGGAATCGTTTTAAAATCGTTGAGTGGCGCGCACTGCGTAAACCTTTCGCCAATGCGTTTGCGCTCTGTTTTATGTTTTCCATTGGCGATTTGAGCGCAATTGCCTTATTTGGTAGCCAAGATTTTCGTACCTTACCGCTCTATCTGTACCAGTTACTCGGCAGTTATCAAATGGAGGCAGCAGCGGTGGTGTCACTCACGTTATTGCTGCTGAGTGTCGGCTGTTTTGCCCTGAGTGAGTCTTTACTCAGCACCAAATCGAATCAACATCAGGAGAAGTCACCATGCTAA
- the thiQ gene encoding thiamine ABC transporter ATP-binding protein: MLTLQQVHYYYHQDLFAFDLEVEAGSIVALMGPSGAGKSTLLALLAGFIAPQSGRMALEGRLLNTLSPAQRPFSMLFQEHNLFAHLTVRDNIALGLHPGLKLTSQQQKQVEQAAKQVGIGAYLDRLPEQLSGGQRQRVALARCFVQPNPIWLLDEPFSALDPVLREEMLSLVKQLAQERAITVLMVTHHLSDARAIASHFAYIDKGTIAAHGPITSLNEKHSHPELVEFFQAAV; this comes from the coding sequence ATGCTAACGCTGCAACAGGTGCATTATTACTATCATCAAGACCTGTTTGCTTTTGATTTAGAGGTCGAAGCAGGCAGTATTGTGGCGTTGATGGGGCCAAGTGGGGCAGGAAAGTCCACCTTGCTGGCGCTGCTGGCAGGGTTCATCGCGCCTCAGTCGGGTCGCATGGCATTGGAGGGGCGTTTGCTCAATACGCTTTCTCCTGCGCAGCGCCCTTTCTCGATGTTGTTTCAAGAACACAATTTGTTTGCTCATCTTACGGTGCGTGACAACATTGCGTTGGGATTGCATCCCGGTTTGAAACTGACGTCACAGCAACAAAAGCAAGTGGAGCAAGCGGCAAAGCAGGTTGGCATTGGAGCCTATTTAGATCGGCTGCCAGAGCAGCTCTCTGGTGGTCAGCGACAGCGAGTGGCCCTTGCGCGTTGTTTTGTCCAGCCCAACCCAATTTGGTTACTGGATGAGCCGTTTTCCGCGCTCGATCCCGTCTTGCGTGAAGAAATGCTCTCGCTCGTCAAACAGCTGGCACAAGAGCGCGCCATTACGGTATTGATGGTGACGCATCATTTAAGTGATGCACGTGCCATTGCTAGCCATTTTGCCTATATCGACAAGGGTACCATTGCCGCGCATGGACCCATTACAAGCCTCAATGAAAAGCACAGCCACCCTGAGTTGGTAGAGTTCTTCCAAGCCGCAGTATGA